The sequence below is a genomic window from Gemmatimonadaceae bacterium.
CGCTGTTGCATGCGTGGCAGGCCGTGCGAGACGCCGGAGAACCGGTGCTGCAAAGGCACCGGCAGTAGCACCGACGCCTACGGGAGTAGAAGCATCAGCTGTAACGCTTCCGGTGAGCGAAAGCACGCCGGCTGCGGCGGCCTAACCGCGGTAGAGGGTAGAGGGTAGAGGGTAGAGGGTAGAGGGTAGAGGGTAGAGGGTAGAGGGTAGAGGGTAGACGGCCACTCTGTACACTCTACACTCTGCCCTCTACCCAATACTCTCCACCCTCTACCCTCTGCCCAATACTTTCTACACTCTACTGGTGCGAGTCTCTCATGACGCTACGAAGCCCTTTCTTTCTTCTGAGTTTCGTCGCCACCACGGCGCTGAATGCTCAATTGGCTCTCATTCCGAAGCCACGCGAAATCACGCCGCTCGGCACGACCGCGCTGCGTAACGGCCTCACGATCGACGCTCCCGCCAACGCCGACGACCGCTTCGCCGCGAACGACCTCGCGACGACCCTCCGCGACCGCGGCGTCAATGCCCGCGTCGCAACTGGAGCGGCAAGTGCGCGCATCACTCTTCTCCGCGCCAGCTCGCCAACTGCCCAGAGGCTCCTCGTCGCCCAGAAGCTGACCCTCACCGGCCCCGCCCGCGACGAAGGCTACGTCATTATCAGCGAGGGCACGCACCTCACGGTGATCGGTGCGACGAGCGCCGGCGTCTTCTACGGCGCGCAGACGGTCAAGCAACTGGTCGAAGGCAGTGGTCCGAGCGCGACGCTCCACCGGGTCCGCATCCGCGACTGGCCCGCGCTTCGCTACCGCGGCCTCCACGACGACTTGTCACGCGGACCTGTGCCAACCCTGGAGTTCCAAAAAAAACAGGTCCGTACCTTCGCCGAGTACAAAATCAACGTTTACTCACCCTACTTCGAGCAAACGCTCACCTACGCCTCGAACCCCCTTGCCGCGCCGCCGGGCGGGGCGATGTCGGCGAGCGACGTCCGCGCACTCGTCGCCTACGCCAACCTATACCATATAGATGTGATCCCCGAGCAGGAGGCCTTCGGGCACCTCCACCATCTGCTCAAGTACGAGATCTACTCGCCGCTCGCCGAGACGCCCCACGGGCACGTGCTCGCGCCGGGACAGCCGGGGTCGATGGACCTGATCAAGCAGATGTTCGCCGAAATTGATACCCTCTTTCCGAGCCGCTTCATCCACCTCGGCGCCGACGAGACCTTCGAGCTCGGCCGCGGCCAGACGATGGATAGCGTCCGCGCCAAGGGACTCGGCGCCGTCTACATCGGCTTTCTCCAGCAGATCGAGCAGGCGCTCCGGCCGACCGGCAAGCGGTTCCTCTTCTGGGGCGACATCGCGCAGAATAGCCCGGATCTCGTAAAGACGCTGCCCAAGGACATGATCGCCGTCGCGTGGGAGTACGATCCCGCGCCAAAGTTCGATCGCCTGATCACGCCATTCACCGACGCGGGTCTGGAGACGTGGGTGGCGCCCGGCGTCAACAACTGGAGCCGCGTCTGGCCCAACTTCGCCAACGCCCTCGCCAACATCCAGGGATTCATTCGCGACGGCCAACGGCTTGGCGTTACGGGCGCTCTCAACACGAGCTGGGACGACGACGGTGAGGCGCTCTTCAATCAGACCTGGTACGCGGTACTCTTCGGCGCCGCGGCAAGCTGGCAGCAGGGAGAGAGCAGCATCGATGACTTCCAGCGTTCGTTCGGCCGCGTCTTCCATGGCGATACCACCGGCCTCATCGACGCCGCGCAGCGGGAACTGATCGCCGCGCACACGGTGCTGCAGCGCCAGGGCGTCGGCGACGCGAACGATTTCCTCTACTGGCTCGATCCATACACCGATGAGGGAATGCTAACGGCCGATCGCATTCGGCCGGCGCTTCACGATTTGCGAGTACTTGCCGAATCCGCGCTCGTGAACGTCGCCAGGGCGCGCCAGGCTCAACCCGGACTCCGCGAGGCCGATGCGCTCGACGCGCTGGAGCTCGGTGCCCGTCGGGTCGACTTCATCGGTATGAAATTCCAGTTCGCGGACGAGATTTCGGCGATGTACGCCCGAGCCGCCGCGGCGGACACGTCGCGGGAGGGCCGGACCAACGCTGGCCGAGACCTCTCGGACATCAGCGGGACAAACGGACGGACACAGGACTTGCGCGACGGGTACACGCTCGGCCGAGAGCTCTATGACAAAGCATGGGGACGTGAGAACAAGCCGTATTGGGAAGGGAATGTGCTTGCCCGTTACGACAAGGCGACCCAGCTCTGGATCGATCGCATGGATCGGCTGACGCAAGCACGCCGCGAGTGGTCGCGGACGCGTCGGCTTCCGCCGCCCGATTCGGTGGGAATTCGATTGCCGAAATCGGGTTCAACAGTGTCGAGTTTGCGCTAGCTCCTGTAGCGGATTCGCGACAAACGTCCGCTCGCAAAAGGCACGGTTAGCCCCACGCAGCAACGATTTCGCTGGGCGATCGCGCTTTCGTGACTGCGGTCACACCGCGCATGAACTTTGCCTTGGCGTGCATCACCGATTTGGGGGTGCACATGAAGCCAGGTTCGCTGCGAGTAGTTACAATCGACGATCAACGATGGGTCGTCCGCACCGTGTTCCGAGTTCGCACGGGTCCTGATCCGCGCGAATCATCGCTTCGGTTCTTCAACGGCGCCGAGTCGCGCTACGTCCGGAATTATCCGGAGGACTGGCCTGCGCTGCCGGAAAGCGAGCTGACCTCC
It includes:
- a CDS encoding beta-N-acetylhexosaminidase gives rise to the protein MTLRSPFFLLSFVATTALNAQLALIPKPREITPLGTTALRNGLTIDAPANADDRFAANDLATTLRDRGVNARVATGAASARITLLRASSPTAQRLLVAQKLTLTGPARDEGYVIISEGTHLTVIGATSAGVFYGAQTVKQLVEGSGPSATLHRVRIRDWPALRYRGLHDDLSRGPVPTLEFQKKQVRTFAEYKINVYSPYFEQTLTYASNPLAAPPGGAMSASDVRALVAYANLYHIDVIPEQEAFGHLHHLLKYEIYSPLAETPHGHVLAPGQPGSMDLIKQMFAEIDTLFPSRFIHLGADETFELGRGQTMDSVRAKGLGAVYIGFLQQIEQALRPTGKRFLFWGDIAQNSPDLVKTLPKDMIAVAWEYDPAPKFDRLITPFTDAGLETWVAPGVNNWSRVWPNFANALANIQGFIRDGQRLGVTGALNTSWDDDGEALFNQTWYAVLFGAAASWQQGESSIDDFQRSFGRVFHGDTTGLIDAAQRELIAAHTVLQRQGVGDANDFLYWLDPYTDEGMLTADRIRPALHDLRVLAESALVNVARARQAQPGLREADALDALELGARRVDFIGMKFQFADEISAMYARAAAADTSREGRTNAGRDLSDISGTNGRTQDLRDGYTLGRELYDKAWGRENKPYWEGNVLARYDKATQLWIDRMDRLTQARREWSRTRRLPPPDSVGIRLPKSGSTVSSLR